A single Oncorhynchus masou masou isolate Uvic2021 unplaced genomic scaffold, UVic_Omas_1.1 unplaced_scaffold_3207, whole genome shotgun sequence DNA region contains:
- the LOC135534253 gene encoding uncharacterized protein LOC135534253, whose translation MMNIEHEAFCKLRRSMHPTSPADIDPKVHSIVERAVRSILGEQSNEPHSNLLSPSQVVVEVVPRLLLALWLQPEEGHSEHPILISGMAVGMVAAVVEKLSCMLKDPSPHIPFSRAAAFDSVQSILGRISQSFSTDDLQCPFYMSSVCAFVADEVQSCFQPPAATLPVPPVLAVAVSTTLPADIQADPASSHLEVVDITPNREADQDSSHLEVVDITRKTEADPASSQLKVVDITSNTEADPASFHLNVEDITSNTEADPASSHLNVEDITSNTEADPASSQLKVVDITPNTEADPASFHLNVVDITSNTEADPASSQLKVVDITRFFPPKTEADPASSQLKVVDITPNTEADPASST comes from the exons ATGATGAACATAGAGCATGAGGCTTTCTGCAAGCTCCGCCGCTCCATGCACCCCACCTCGCCAGCTGACAT CGATCCTAAGGTCCACAGCATCGTGGAAAGAGCTGTGAGGAGCATTCTGGGCGAGCAGTCCAATGAGCCCCATAGCAACCTGCTCAGCCCATctcaggtggtggtggaggtggtgcccAGGCTCCTCCTGGCCCTGTGGCTTCAGCCAGAGGAAGGCCATTCAGAGCACCCAATCCTAATAAGCGGGATGGCCGTGGGCATGGTGGCGGCCGTAGTGGAGAAGCTATCCTGCATGTTAAAGGACCCTTCCCCTCACATCCCTTTCTCCCGGGCTGCTGCTTTTGACTCTGTGCAGTCGATCCTCGGGAGAATCAGTCAGTCCTTCTCCACCGATGACCTGCAGTGCCCTTTTTATATGAGCTCTGTCTGTGCCTTTGTGGCGGACGAGGTGCAGAGCTGCTTCCAGCCCCCTGCAGCCACCCTACCAGTTCCCCCTGTCCTCGCGGTGGCCGtttccaccacactaccagctgACATCCAAGCAG ACCCGGCTTcttcccacctggaggttgtggaCATCACCCCTAACAGAGAGGCAGATCAGGATTcttcccacctggaggttgtggaCATCACCCGTAAGACAGAGGCAGATCCGGCTTCTTCCCAACTGAAGGTTGTTgacatcacctctaacacagaggcagatccggCTTCTTTCCACCTGAATGTTGAAGACATCACCAGTAACACGGAGGCAGACCCGGCTTCTTCCCACCTGAATGTTGAAGACATCACCAGTAACACGGAGGCAGACCCGGCTTCTTCCCAACTGAAGGTTGTTGACATCACccctaacacagaggcagatccggCTTCTTTCCACCTGAATGTTGTAGACATCACCAgtaacacagaggcagacccgGCTTCTTCCCAACTGAAGGTTGTGGACATCACCCGCTTCTTTCCACCTAAGACAGAGGCAGATCCGGCTTCTTCCCAACTGAAGGTTGTGGACATCACccctaacacagaggcagacccgGCTTCTTCCACCTGA